Proteins encoded together in one Peribacillus asahii window:
- a CDS encoding DUF6449 domain-containing protein, translating into MPSKTSSINQELWKYMFRSSGWISILSILGLLFALPLELFISIVEERTDYYGQVKNLFAIHSTIQYALMIVTPVLVAVFLFRFLQVKQMSDFIHSLPVSRKQIYGHHLAAGLVFLLVPIIVTAFILFVFYWAIDVSGLFTLKDIGVWAAVTFSIEVLIFSAAVFIGMITGLSALQAVLTYITLLLPVGLVILLGANIQFLLFGFSESYYTNSVVRRLSPLVKAADLSREKLHSIDIYIYILVASILFFVSLLLYQKRKLEYVSHAFVFPIMKPVFKYGLTTCAMLLSSLYFHGTTERIGWLLGGLIIGALTGYVVAEMVLQKTWRIQLAFKGFGYFAVAVCIGVGLIKLDPLGFETNIPDLAQVEKVYIRKELGSYSDEMNSAYVALKEERSMKVLRNLHEQILEHGKSEMLAPDRHYQSISLKYELTNGKKVVREYYLQNYNAFSSYLKNIYESEEYKKKAYSLLTTSPKDVYRISISANSYLNKSIELRDSKEITEAIQAIQTDLSYQSYEDMLNPTGEYADISIVLEKNRFIHLSWKASMQHFTEWMKKTGKDNDVRILPEEIDYMLVQPYDSHVDYYSERFVPDKNALKITNGNQKEAVLNTLVSNIGGSYIVAVYYKESSEIDIKGLSNEYAPAFIKEHFNQ; encoded by the coding sequence ATGCCATCCAAAACGTCCTCGATTAATCAAGAACTGTGGAAGTATATGTTTAGAAGCTCCGGCTGGATTTCCATTCTATCTATACTAGGGTTACTGTTTGCTTTGCCGCTTGAGCTTTTTATCTCAATCGTAGAAGAAAGAACGGATTATTATGGACAAGTAAAAAATTTATTTGCTATTCATAGTACGATTCAATATGCGTTAATGATCGTTACTCCTGTGTTAGTTGCTGTCTTTTTGTTTCGCTTTTTACAAGTGAAACAAATGTCCGACTTTATTCATAGCTTGCCTGTATCAAGAAAGCAAATTTATGGTCATCATCTTGCTGCTGGTCTTGTTTTTCTACTCGTCCCGATTATAGTAACTGCATTTATTTTATTTGTTTTTTATTGGGCGATAGATGTAAGCGGGCTATTTACGTTAAAGGATATCGGAGTATGGGCAGCTGTCACTTTTTCGATTGAAGTGCTCATTTTTTCAGCCGCTGTTTTTATTGGGATGATTACGGGATTATCGGCTTTGCAGGCTGTATTAACGTATATTACGTTACTTCTTCCTGTTGGCTTAGTTATTCTCTTAGGTGCTAATATTCAATTTTTATTATTTGGATTTTCGGAAAGTTATTATACGAACTCGGTTGTTCGGCGATTATCACCGCTCGTTAAAGCGGCTGATTTAAGTAGGGAGAAGTTGCATTCAATCGATATTTATATATATATCCTTGTGGCTAGTATTTTGTTTTTTGTTTCACTGCTTTTATATCAAAAAAGAAAGCTTGAGTATGTGTCACATGCTTTTGTGTTTCCGATTATGAAACCGGTGTTTAAATATGGGCTAACAACATGTGCGATGCTATTAAGCAGTTTGTACTTTCATGGTACGACGGAACGTATAGGATGGCTTTTAGGTGGTTTGATAATCGGTGCGTTGACTGGCTATGTGGTGGCAGAAATGGTACTGCAGAAAACGTGGCGAATTCAACTCGCATTTAAAGGATTCGGATACTTTGCGGTAGCAGTATGTATAGGTGTCGGCTTAATCAAGCTTGATCCGCTGGGCTTTGAAACGAATATTCCTGATTTAGCACAGGTTGAAAAAGTCTATATCCGAAAGGAACTAGGGAGTTATAGTGATGAGATGAATAGTGCATACGTCGCCTTAAAAGAAGAGCGTAGTATGAAGGTGTTACGAAATTTACATGAGCAAATTCTCGAACATGGCAAGAGCGAAATGTTAGCACCGGATCGTCATTACCAATCTATTTCTTTAAAGTACGAGTTAACGAATGGAAAAAAAGTAGTGCGTGAATATTATTTACAAAATTATAATGCTTTCTCTTCTTATTTAAAAAACATCTATGAATCTGAGGAATACAAGAAAAAAGCTTATTCCTTATTAACGACATCTCCAAAGGATGTGTATCGAATTTCTATTTCGGCTAATAGCTATTTGAATAAATCAATTGAGCTGCGTGATTCAAAGGAAATTACAGAAGCGATTCAAGCGATACAAACGGATCTTTCCTATCAGAGCTATGAAGATATGTTAAATCCAACTGGTGAGTATGCAGATATTTCGATTGTGTTGGAAAAAAATCGCTTTATTCATCTATCATGGAAAGCTTCTATGCAACATTTTACGGAATGGATGAAGAAAACAGGGAAAGACAATGACGTACGGATTCTTCCAGAGGAAATCGATTATATGCTCGTGCAGCCATATGATTCGCATGTAGATTACTATAGCGAGAGGTTTGTACCAGATAAGAATGCATTAAAAATAACAAATGGCAATCAAAAGGAAGCAGTATTAAATACGCTAGTGTCCAATATAGGTGGAAGCTATATTGTTGCCGTTTATTATAAAGAAAGCAGTGAAATAGATATTAAGGGACTATCGAATGAATACGCACCTGCTTTTATTAAAGAGCATTTTAACCAATGA